The genome window CTCGTCGTCAAGCACGTCAATTAGTTAACCATGGTCATATCTTAGTAGATGGCAAACGCCTTGATATCCCATCATACCGCGTTAAAGCTGGTCAAACTATCACTTTACGTGAAAAATCTCGCAACCTTGAAGTTGTTAAAGAAGCAGTAGAAGTAAATAACTTCGTACCTGATTTCTTAACTTTCGATGCAGATAAATTAGAAGGTACATTCACTCGTTTACCAGAACGTTCTGAATTACCAGCTGAAATTAACGAAGCTCTTATCGTTGAGTTCTATTCTCGTTAATAGAATTACTAAAAAAAGCTCCTTTTTCCTTTTGGAATTAGGGCTTTTTTTAATGACATTATGTCTTTTCTAGTCACAATTCCCTTTTCCTCCCAAAGGAAAAAGGAGCTCTCCCCAATTAGCCTTTTCTTTCTTTTTTGGTCTTTTTACAAGAATATTATTTATAAATAATCCCTCTTCATAAAAAAATGTTGCTACTTGCACTTGGTGAAAAAAAGGAAAGAACAAATCCTTTATTCTCATTTCTATATCTCTTGTATATTTAACATTCGGGAGACTAATCTGAATAACAGTCTTTTCTCTTTTTTGTTCATATACAAGCCAATATTCATGGACAACCTGGTTTATTATTTGTTGAAATTCCCATTTTTCTTTCCCCTTTTCTTCCCTGCTAGTAAGACATATTTTATCCCCTAATATCTCTTGATTCTTAAATAGTTCTATTATACCGTCCTTTTGGAAGTCCACACTCCATTCGGGGGAAACGAGATCTCCTGTTAGGATTGTCGGAAAGCAGTCCATTCGATCTTCTACTTTTGTTTGTTGATTCAAATAATCTATTATCGCCATATAGGATGATCGACTATCACATTGATTCACTTGCAGGAGGATTTGTTCATATATATTTGCCCGTAGATTAATTAAAGTAACAATATTATTTTTCCACTTTACTTTATCAAAAAGCATTTGAAATTCCGGAATCACATAGCTGCTCTCAAAACGACTTAAAGGGTATTGAAAAGCGATAGAATAATGATCCTTTTCATAATACTTCATCATAAACATTCGCATTACAATATACTCTAAAAAAGGAGACGGTACATTTAAGACTTCACTGTTTAGTTTCATTGATTTCACAGGAAAAGTAAGTCTATTACATCTTCCCGTTTCTCCCTCCTTCAACAATTGTTTATTATAAGTATAAAACAATTTGTTGGATAAACAGATTAGAAATGGAAAAAAATATATCTTTTTCACATTTTAGACAATATATTGTAACAAAATGTTGCCATAAAAATGCTGTCTGATGAAAAATGGTTCTTTCATCAGACAGTAGACAAACCTTAGAATTTTAGAAATAGAAGTTGGTCTATGGTATATTTAATAATTTCTTAGAATAGTGACATTGCTTTCCGTGGAACTTGCGCTGAGCCGCGGTCTGCTGACAGCCTGCAGGATCTCAGGCTGTCTCGCTAATCCACAGGAATCTCACCCCTTACACACTACAAGCAATGCATCAAAATCCCTTTTAACTTTTCTAAAATCAGTTTGTCGACAAACTGATTTCATTTTATTAAACACCATTATTTCATTTCAAAAAAACCACCCTAAAAGTTTCCTTTTAGGGTGGTTGCCATTAAAACTTAATTAAATAATATTTTTTCTTGCCTCGACGGATTACGGTAAACTGTCCTTCAATTCGATCTTCTTCAGTAAGTGCATAATCTAGTTCCTGTTTGCGCTCTCCATTAATATAGACAGCACCATTTGTTATATCTTCGCGCGCTTGTCTTTTCGAGGATACAATACCAGCAGCCACTAATAAATCAACAAGCAGAGCTTCTCCTTCTGTATGTTCATATGTTGGCACATCTTTAAAACCTTGTTTGATTTCTTCTGCCGTTAAATTTTTTATATCTCCACTAAAGAGCGCTGCCGTTATTTTTTGTGCCTGTTCTAGGGCAGATTCTCCATGAATTAATTTCGTCATCTCTTCCGCTAATGTTTTTTGAGCTTTACGGAGATGAGCCTCTTCTTGTACAGACTTTTCTAATTCCTCAATTTCTTCTTTAGAAAGGAAAGTAAAGAATTTCAAATACTTAATCACATCAGCATCTGCTGTGTTAATCCAAAATTGATAAAATTCATAAGGAGTTGTTTTTTCAGGATCTAACCAAACAGCACCACTTTCCGTTTTACCAAACTTCGTACCATCTGCCTTTGTCACAAGTGGAATGGTTAAACCATACGCCTTAGCCCCTTCTGGCATGTTCTTTCTAATTAATTCTAACCCTGTTGTAATATTCCCCCACTGGTCACTTCCGCCAATTTGCAATTTACAATCATGATGTTCATATAAATGTAAAAAGTCTAATGCTTGTAAAATTGTATACGTAAATTCAGTAAAAGATATCCCTGTTTCTAAACGATTAGCAATGGTATCTTTTGCTAACATATAATTAATTCCAATGTGTTTTCCATAATCACGTAAGAATGTAACAATATCCATTTTCCCTGCCCAATCATAGTTATTCACCATAATTGCACCTTTTGTTCCATCAAAGTCAAAGATTCTTTCCAATTGTCCTTGTAAGCATTTTACATTATAGCCAATAACATCTAATGTTTGTAGCTTTCTTTCTTCGCTTTTTCCACTTGGATCCCCAATTAAACCTGTTGCCCCACCTACTAACACAATTGGGCGATGTCCAGCGTTTTGAAAACGTCTTAATGTTAAAAACGGTAATAGATGTCCAATATGCATGCTATCAGCAGTAGGGTCAACGCCACAATATAAACTAGTCATTCCTTTTTCCAATTGTTCTTTCAATCCTGCTTCATCTGTCTGTTGGTAAATAATACCTCTCCATTGAAGATCTTCTAGTAAATTCATGTATATTCCTCCATTATAAAGTAAAATATCCTTGTCCTATTTTTCGTTATTGATTTAAAAACACAAAAAGTCCCTGCATCTAATATGCAGGGACGCCAAATCAGCGCGGTACCACCCAAAACTTGAGAAAATAGATTCTCCACTTCATTTGAATAACGGTTCAAGCCGTTCACTGCTACTAATTTACTATAACTTTCCCAGTGAAAGCTCCAGGAGGTAATTCATTCTTTTATTTATACCATTTTGCACCGACCAATGGCTCTCTGTTTATAGTGATAAAAGAACTACTTCTTCCCTTCAAAGCAATAACGAATCAATATATAGTTAGTTTATTTTTATCACATAAAAGCTGTTAATGTCAAACAATTATTCGAAGAAACAGGAAAAATATCGAACTCTGTCTATATTCCCCTCTCCTTTATGCTATAATGTATGTGATTTTAGGGGGAATGATACCATGAACGAAAGGCCGAAGTGGAAAAATGCTTTAAACCATTTTAAAAACTTCTTCACCAATAAACGAACACTGAAAGGAGCCCGTTTAACCTATGAAGTAACATGGAATATAGCTTTGCTCTTTATCATCATTACTGTGGTAGGGGGTGCATTTGGGCTAGGAATTGGTGCAGGATACTTTGCATCACTTGTTAAGGATGAGCCAATCCGTCCTTACACAACAATGCAAAAAGATATTTATAATTACGAAGAAACTTCAGAGTTATTCTTTGCTAACAATGAGTATTTAGGAAAAGTGCCTACAGACCTTGAGAGGGAAGAAGTAAAAATTAAAGATGTTTCTCCCTATTTAAAAGATGCTGTTATCGCTACTGAAGATGAAAATTTCTACAATCATAACGGAGTAGTTCCAAAAGCAATCTTCCGTGCATTATTTCAAGAAGTAGCAAACTCTTCTACGCAATCTGGTGGAAGTACGTTAACTCAACAGTTAATAAAGAATCAAATTTTAACTAACGAAGTCTCTTTTGAACGAAAAGCAAAAGAAATTCTCCTAGCACTGAGGCTAGAGAAATTCTTTGAGAAGGATGAAATATTAGAAGCTTACTTAAATGTTTCAACCTTAGGAAGAAATTCATCTGGCAGAAACATTGCAGGTGTACAGGCTGCAGCAAATGGTATATTTGGTGTAGATGCAAAGGATTTAACTTTGCCTCAAGCTGCATTTATCGCAGGGCTTCCACAAAGTCCATTTGGCTACACTCCTTTTACACAAGAAGGAAAATTAAAAAAGAATTTAGAACCAGGTTTAAATCGATTGAAAACAGTTTTAAACCGAATGTATGACCAAAAGAAAATATCTAAACAAGAATATGATACTGCCATGAAATATGACATAACGAAGGATTTTATCGGTCCGCAAAAAAGTCCAATTGAAGATTATCCGGCTGTTACGATTGAAATCCAACAAAGAAGCATAGAAATTATTGCCGAATTGTTAGCAAAAGAAGATGGATATACAAAAGAAGACTTGCAAGAAGACGATGTATTAGCAGAACAATACACTACACTTGCTGATCGTCAGATCCATCAAAATGGATACAAAATTCATAGTACCATCAATAAAAAAATCTATGATATTCAACAAAAGGCAGTCAAAAATTTCTCTCTTTTTGGACCAGATAAGAAACAACAAGTGATTGATCCAGAAACAAAAGAAAAAGTGACTATTATGGAACCTGTTGAAACTGGAGCAATTTTGATAGAAAACAAAACTGGGGCTATTTTAAGTTTTGTTGGAGGGCGTGATTATAATCGAGAAGCAACAAATCATGCCACACGTAGTGTCAGATCAAATGGTTCAACCATGAAACCACTTTTAGTTTATGGTCCAGCAATTGAACTGGGAACATTATCGCCTGGAAGTGTTTTACCAGACGTTCCATTAAGATTAAATCCTAGTAAACCAGGGAGTATTTGGCCAAACAACTATGACTCGCGATTTCATGGTT of Niallia circulans contains these proteins:
- the tyrS gene encoding tyrosine--tRNA ligase, which produces MNLLEDLQWRGIIYQQTDEAGLKEQLEKGMTSLYCGVDPTADSMHIGHLLPFLTLRRFQNAGHRPIVLVGGATGLIGDPSGKSEERKLQTLDVIGYNVKCLQGQLERIFDFDGTKGAIMVNNYDWAGKMDIVTFLRDYGKHIGINYMLAKDTIANRLETGISFTEFTYTILQALDFLHLYEHHDCKLQIGGSDQWGNITTGLELIRKNMPEGAKAYGLTIPLVTKADGTKFGKTESGAVWLDPEKTTPYEFYQFWINTADADVIKYLKFFTFLSKEEIEELEKSVQEEAHLRKAQKTLAEEMTKLIHGESALEQAQKITAALFSGDIKNLTAEEIKQGFKDVPTYEHTEGEALLVDLLVAAGIVSSKRQAREDITNGAVYINGERKQELDYALTEEDRIEGQFTVIRRGKKKYYLIKF
- a CDS encoding transglycosylase domain-containing protein; the protein is MNERPKWKNALNHFKNFFTNKRTLKGARLTYEVTWNIALLFIIITVVGGAFGLGIGAGYFASLVKDEPIRPYTTMQKDIYNYEETSELFFANNEYLGKVPTDLEREEVKIKDVSPYLKDAVIATEDENFYNHNGVVPKAIFRALFQEVANSSTQSGGSTLTQQLIKNQILTNEVSFERKAKEILLALRLEKFFEKDEILEAYLNVSTLGRNSSGRNIAGVQAAANGIFGVDAKDLTLPQAAFIAGLPQSPFGYTPFTQEGKLKKNLEPGLNRLKTVLNRMYDQKKISKQEYDTAMKYDITKDFIGPQKSPIEDYPAVTIEIQQRSIEIIAELLAKEDGYTKEDLQEDDVLAEQYTTLADRQIHQNGYKIHSTINKKIYDIQQKAVKNFSLFGPDKKQQVIDPETKEKVTIMEPVETGAILIENKTGAILSFVGGRDYNREATNHATRSVRSNGSTMKPLLVYGPAIELGTLSPGSVLPDVPLRLNPSKPGSIWPNNYDSRFHGLVTARYALQQSYNVPAVKAYIDILPQKPIKFLEKMGVSSLTPADASNRATAIGGLEDGITVEENTNAFSTFANSGKFIDSYMIDKIEDKDGNVIYQHEVKPVDVFSPQTAYLTLDMMRDVMNRGTAAAVNSRLKFNSDWAGKTGTAQDFTDSWLVATNPNVTFGVWTGYDTPKSLQTGSLPSYSNRTNYLWADLLNAAYDVAPDLVAPSKSFKMPGGIVRQSVCSISGLLPSEGCSKAGLVTTDLFKSGTVPSKRDDSLVAGKYVKIGDKKYMALDSTPSEFAEPGLMLNPDYIEKLFGIRISDPSILSENNQKLKNLIIPSNKIEDNGKAPSALKVNLKGDTIKWSKHSEKDVIGYRVYKNGKKVKSLKAANTLSFKGGNGKYIVKAVDIAGKESKASNEVVIGNSQEKQESQTKKESQEKKTNTKEQTANKPKDNKEKNSKPNNDKPKDDKPPENNQQNNKEQTEKPDKKTENN